Proteins encoded together in one Sphingomonas radiodurans window:
- a CDS encoding secondary thiamine-phosphate synthase enzyme YjbQ: MRQRSTELTIATPGQGLHEFTREVVAWVAASGITEGLLTLFLRHTSASLLIQENAAPAARRDMERYFAAIAPESRTYEHDDEGPDDMPAHLRAALTATSLSIPVAQGRPVLGTWQGIYLFEHRRAPHRRQVALHLIGE, encoded by the coding sequence ATGCGGCAACGATCGACCGAGCTGACCATCGCCACGCCCGGCCAGGGCCTGCACGAATTCACCCGCGAGGTCGTCGCGTGGGTCGCGGCCAGCGGCATCACCGAGGGCTTGCTGACGCTCTTCCTGCGCCACACCTCCGCCTCGCTGCTGATCCAAGAAAACGCCGCCCCCGCCGCCCGCCGCGACATGGAACGCTATTTCGCCGCGATCGCCCCCGAGTCCCGCACTTACGAACATGACGACGAAGGCCCCGACGACATGCCCGCGCACCTGCGCGCCGCACTCACCGCGACCAGCCTCTCGATCCCGGTTGCGCAAGGTCGCCCGGTGCTCGGCACCTGGCAGGGCATCTACCTCTTCGAACACCGCCGCGCGCCGCACCGCCGGCAGGTCGCACTTCATCTGATCGGGGAGTAA
- a CDS encoding NAD(P)H-dependent flavin oxidoreductase — MTDTLIERPSSSTTGSARLARRMERGAAFLGSEVAIMAGAMSWVSERNLVAAMSNAGGFGVIACGAMTVALLDAEITATKALTDKPFGVNLITMHPDLMALIEVCAKHGVGHVVLAGGLPPKGSLEAIKASGAKVICFAPTLALAKKLIRSGVDALVIEGSEAGGHIGPVSTSVLAQEILPVIATQVPVFIAGGIGRGEAIAGHLDMGAAGVQLGTRFVCATESIAHPKFKQAFIRASARDAVASVQLDPRLPVIPVRALKNAGGELFTAKQREVALSLDEGAVAMAEAQLAIEHYWAGALRRAVIDGDVEHGSVMAGQSVGMVTKEEPIADIIATLMAEAATALEARAG, encoded by the coding sequence ATGACCGATACCCTGATCGAGCGCCCGAGTTCCTCCACAACCGGCTCTGCCCGCCTTGCCCGCCGCATGGAACGCGGCGCGGCGTTCCTAGGCAGCGAGGTCGCGATCATGGCCGGGGCGATGAGCTGGGTGAGCGAGCGCAACCTCGTCGCGGCGATGTCCAACGCGGGCGGCTTCGGCGTGATCGCCTGCGGGGCGATGACGGTGGCGCTGCTCGACGCCGAGATCACCGCGACGAAGGCGCTGACGGACAAGCCGTTCGGCGTGAATTTGATCACAATGCATCCCGATCTGATGGCGTTGATCGAGGTGTGCGCGAAGCACGGCGTCGGGCATGTCGTGCTCGCTGGCGGGCTGCCGCCGAAGGGGTCGCTCGAGGCGATCAAGGCTTCTGGCGCCAAGGTGATCTGCTTTGCGCCGACGCTGGCGCTGGCGAAGAAGCTGATCCGATCGGGCGTCGATGCGCTGGTGATCGAGGGATCGGAAGCGGGCGGGCATATCGGGCCGGTCTCGACCAGCGTGCTGGCGCAGGAGATCCTGCCGGTAATCGCTACCCAAGTGCCGGTGTTCATCGCCGGCGGTATCGGGCGCGGCGAGGCCATCGCGGGCCATCTCGACATGGGCGCGGCGGGGGTGCAGCTCGGCACGCGCTTCGTATGCGCGACCGAGTCGATCGCGCATCCCAAGTTTAAGCAGGCGTTCATCCGCGCGTCAGCGCGCGATGCGGTGGCGAGCGTGCAGCTCGATCCGCGGCTGCCGGTGATCCCGGTGCGCGCGCTGAAGAATGCCGGCGGCGAGCTGTTCACCGCCAAGCAGCGCGAAGTGGCGCTGTCGCTCGATGAGGGCGCTGTGGCGATGGCCGAGGCGCAGCTTGCGATCGAACATTATTGGGCGGGTGCGCTGCGCCGCGCGGTGATCGACGGCGATGTCGAACATGGCAGCGTGATGGCCGGGCAGTCGGTGGGGATGGTGACGAAGGAAGAGCCGATCGCCGACATTATCGCGACGCTGATGGCGGAGGCCGCGACGGCGCTGGAGGCGCGGGCGGGGTGA
- a CDS encoding glycosyltransferase 61 family protein — protein MLGKGPYSRRIRNARVQATARPPGQILGGPVLGDRPGARLLRHTRRRVPVDIFTPGLVDPVRLNGAYAYLGVSFGHFGHVMAETIHRIVPTRQIEPNPRWLIVAPRGNASDFTGLPSVCRTILALFGIDASNCTVIGTDAIVEELLIVEAGSDLGAGPKEWYLDQLRDHCPLRIDPDARRYPEKVYVSRSGLGYRSGILGEQVLEEALAASGFHNLHAQSLPLAEQFAHYAHAKVLIFAEGSACHGVELFGRGVLGHAILLNRRDQARTPFLPVLKSRARQFDGFLRNPYLGSIVLHPTGGPAPNRGVSVLAFQTLATFLFELGVADIRHVSPLAYLAAAHRDLEEYIATAALNPDKAALNLVDDLRAALEARVEARGTIAPLPPQLTVQERRALRGAGSEGGGPEQLVARFTSG, from the coding sequence ATGCTGGGCAAAGGGCCGTATTCGCGGCGAATCCGTAACGCGCGCGTTCAGGCGACCGCGCGTCCGCCGGGGCAGATACTGGGCGGGCCAGTGTTGGGCGACCGTCCCGGCGCGCGGCTGTTGCGGCACACGCGGCGGCGCGTTCCGGTCGATATCTTCACGCCTGGCCTCGTCGATCCGGTCAGGCTGAACGGTGCCTATGCTTATCTTGGCGTGTCCTTCGGGCATTTCGGGCATGTCATGGCCGAGACGATCCACCGTATCGTGCCGACCCGCCAGATCGAGCCCAATCCGCGCTGGCTGATCGTCGCGCCTCGCGGCAATGCTTCCGACTTTACGGGGTTGCCCAGTGTCTGCCGCACTATCCTCGCGCTGTTCGGCATCGATGCGTCGAACTGCACCGTCATCGGCACCGACGCAATCGTCGAGGAGCTGCTGATCGTCGAGGCGGGTTCCGACCTCGGCGCGGGGCCCAAGGAATGGTATCTCGATCAGCTACGCGATCACTGCCCCTTGCGGATCGATCCCGATGCCCGCCGCTATCCCGAGAAAGTCTATGTATCGCGTTCGGGGCTCGGCTATCGATCGGGGATCCTTGGCGAGCAGGTGCTGGAGGAGGCGCTCGCCGCGTCGGGCTTCCATAACCTGCATGCCCAATCGCTGCCGCTGGCCGAGCAATTCGCGCATTACGCGCATGCGAAGGTGCTGATCTTCGCGGAAGGATCGGCCTGCCACGGGGTCGAGCTGTTCGGTCGCGGGGTGCTGGGCCACGCGATCCTGCTGAACCGCCGCGACCAGGCGCGCACGCCGTTTCTCCCGGTGCTGAAGTCACGAGCGCGGCAGTTCGACGGCTTCTTGCGTAATCCCTATCTCGGTTCGATCGTTCTCCATCCGACCGGCGGGCCGGCGCCGAACCGTGGGGTATCCGTGCTGGCCTTCCAGACGCTGGCGACGTTTCTGTTCGAACTTGGCGTCGCGGACATCCGGCATGTGTCGCCGCTCGCTTATCTCGCTGCGGCGCATCGCGATCTCGAAGAGTATATCGCCACTGCTGCCTTGAATCCCGACAAGGCTGCGCTGAACCTCGTCGACGATCTGCGGGCGGCGCTCGAGGCGCGGGTCGAGGCCAGGGGAACGATCGCGCCGCTACCGCCGCAGCTGACGGTGCAGGAGCGGCGCGCGCTGCGTGGGGCGGGCAGTGAGGGCGGCGGGCCTGAACAGCTCGTCGCACGGTTTACTTCGGGTTAA
- the ybgC gene encoding tol-pal system-associated acyl-CoA thioesterase, which translates to METGRADLPIEGRFDGVEHRLPVRVYFKDTDLSGVVYHANYLRFMERGRSDMLRLAGVDQRAAHEAGEGAYAVASLAIRYVAPARLDDALIVATRVTAVRAASVTIHQRVMRDALVLAEADVVAALVAPSGRPRRQPRDWIDRFSALVDKGADRP; encoded by the coding sequence ATGGAGACCGGCCGTGCCGACTTGCCCATCGAGGGGCGCTTCGACGGGGTCGAGCACCGGCTGCCGGTGCGCGTGTATTTCAAGGACACCGATCTTTCGGGCGTGGTCTATCATGCCAATTACCTGCGCTTCATGGAGCGCGGGCGATCGGACATGCTGCGGCTCGCCGGCGTTGACCAGCGCGCGGCGCATGAGGCCGGCGAGGGCGCCTATGCGGTCGCGAGCCTTGCGATCCGTTATGTCGCGCCGGCACGGCTCGACGACGCGCTGATCGTCGCGACGCGGGTGACCGCGGTGCGCGCGGCGAGCGTCACCATTCATCAGAGAGTCATGCGCGACGCGCTTGTGCTGGCGGAAGCGGACGTTGTCGCCGCGCTGGTCGCGCCGTCGGGGCGGCCACGGCGGCAACCGCGTGACTGGATCGACCGTTTTTCCGCACTTGTCGACAAAGGGGCAGACAGGCCTTGA
- the tolQ gene encoding protein TolQ translates to MSTDAATLSPLALFWEADWVVKGVMFGLLAASIWTWAIIFMFWRKLGRTRKATEAFERDFWKAEDVDAFYKTRADEDLPSARVFAAGVAEWRRSTQGVGIDRAGTRERLATTMGAAVAEEIDKLSDRLNILATVGSVAPFVGLFGTVWGIMRSFTSIASAQNTSLAVVAPGIAEALFATAIGLFAAIPAVIAYNRFSHGINRIEARLNRFADGFHATLSRQLDREK, encoded by the coding sequence ATGAGTACCGACGCCGCTACCTTGTCTCCGCTCGCCCTGTTCTGGGAAGCCGATTGGGTGGTGAAGGGCGTGATGTTCGGGCTGCTCGCGGCGAGCATCTGGACCTGGGCGATCATCTTCATGTTCTGGCGCAAGCTGGGCCGGACGCGGAAGGCGACCGAGGCGTTCGAGCGCGATTTCTGGAAGGCGGAGGACGTCGACGCCTTCTACAAGACGCGCGCCGACGAGGATCTGCCAAGCGCGCGGGTGTTCGCGGCTGGTGTGGCCGAGTGGCGGCGATCGACGCAGGGCGTGGGGATCGACCGTGCGGGAACGCGCGAGCGGCTGGCGACGACGATGGGCGCCGCAGTGGCGGAGGAAATCGACAAATTGTCCGACCGGCTGAACATTCTGGCGACGGTCGGCTCGGTGGCGCCGTTCGTGGGGCTGTTCGGGACGGTGTGGGGGATCATGCGCAGCTTCACGAGCATCGCTAGCGCGCAGAACACCAGCCTTGCGGTGGTGGCGCCGGGTATTGCCGAGGCGCTGTTCGCAACCGCGATCGGGTTGTTTGCGGCAATTCCGGCGGTGATCGCGTACAATCGCTTCAGTCATGGGATCAACCGGATCGAGGCGCGGCTGAACCGGTTTGCGGATGGGTTTCATGCGACGCTGTCGCGGCAGCTGGATCGCGAGAAGTGA
- the tolR gene encoding protein TolR: protein MAMQLPSQRSGARRAPMADINVTPLVDVMLVLLIIFMVTAPLLTAGVPVNLPDSRAKPLDQDKQPTEISLDADGKIFVAKEEVAPDELPARLDAIAAAAGEGEPPQVYLRADRVLGYGQVMKVMGELNRAGLNRVALVTIGDE from the coding sequence GTGGCGATGCAACTCCCGTCGCAGCGCTCCGGCGCGCGGCGCGCGCCGATGGCGGACATCAACGTGACGCCGCTGGTCGACGTGATGCTGGTGCTGCTGATCATCTTCATGGTCACCGCGCCGCTTCTAACCGCAGGGGTGCCGGTGAACCTGCCTGACAGTCGCGCCAAGCCGCTCGATCAGGACAAGCAGCCGACCGAAATCTCGCTCGATGCCGACGGCAAGATCTTCGTCGCCAAGGAAGAAGTGGCGCCCGACGAGCTGCCCGCGCGGCTCGACGCGATCGCTGCCGCGGCGGGTGAGGGCGAGCCGCCGCAAGTGTATCTGCGCGCCGATCGCGTGCTCGGCTATGGCCAGGTGATGAAGGTGATGGGCGAGCTCAATCGCGCCGGGCTGAACCGCGTGGCGCTGGTGACGATCGGGGACGAGTGA
- a CDS encoding cell envelope biogenesis protein TolA: MERAERIGLGVAGAGHLILFGLLSVGFLATPNPEKLKQQPIDVSLVKDVGLEATAPQAVEEPAQSIAPETGEPDDAAPPAPAEPSPQPAPAPPAPAPKAAPPEPAPKAAPKAEPKPKPAPPKPQPAPKPVEKPKPAPKPRPNPAEERAAAQKAAAAESAAKRAVAAKAKATAAAKAQAASDARAKAAADAKAKAAAAAKARGSGSDSQSTAAKPRGGRLGNDFLKGLTSEPSTSRSQTPRAAKIDASALASIVQAIARQIQPCADRQVDPGPGANQIVTTLNLKLNENGTLAATPTMVRQTGLTDENERYAQRVRDLGIAAFKGCSPLKLPAEYYDTPNGGWNNINFKWKLR; this comes from the coding sequence ATGGAGCGGGCGGAACGCATTGGGCTGGGCGTTGCTGGAGCGGGACATCTGATCCTGTTCGGGCTGCTGTCGGTCGGCTTTCTCGCGACGCCCAATCCGGAGAAACTGAAGCAGCAGCCGATCGACGTGAGCCTGGTCAAGGACGTCGGGCTTGAGGCGACCGCACCGCAAGCGGTGGAAGAGCCGGCGCAGTCGATCGCACCCGAGACGGGCGAGCCCGACGATGCGGCGCCGCCGGCTCCGGCCGAACCGTCGCCTCAGCCCGCACCCGCGCCGCCGGCACCTGCGCCAAAGGCGGCGCCGCCCGAACCGGCCCCCAAGGCTGCGCCGAAGGCCGAACCCAAGCCGAAACCCGCCCCGCCCAAGCCGCAGCCGGCGCCCAAGCCGGTCGAGAAGCCCAAGCCCGCACCCAAGCCGAGACCCAATCCAGCCGAGGAACGCGCTGCAGCACAAAAGGCCGCGGCGGCGGAAAGTGCGGCCAAGCGCGCCGTCGCTGCCAAGGCCAAGGCGACAGCCGCTGCGAAGGCACAGGCGGCTTCCGATGCTCGGGCGAAGGCTGCGGCCGATGCGAAGGCGAAGGCCGCAGCGGCCGCCAAGGCGCGCGGCTCGGGATCGGACAGCCAGTCAACAGCGGCGAAACCGCGTGGCGGGCGGCTGGGGAACGACTTTCTCAAGGGGCTGACCAGCGAACCCTCGACCAGCCGCAGCCAGACGCCACGCGCGGCAAAGATCGACGCGAGTGCGCTCGCCTCTATCGTGCAGGCGATCGCGCGGCAGATCCAGCCGTGCGCCGACCGGCAGGTCGATCCGGGGCCGGGGGCGAACCAGATCGTGACGACGCTGAACCTGAAGCTCAACGAGAACGGCACGCTCGCGGCGACGCCGACGATGGTGCGGCAGACGGGCCTGACCGACGAAAACGAGCGCTATGCGCAGCGCGTGCGCGATCTAGGCATCGCCGCGTTCAAGGGCTGTTCACCGTTGAAGCTGCCAGCTGAATATTACGACACGCCCAATGGCGGGTGGAACAACATCAATTTCAAATGGAAGCTGCGGTGA
- the tolB gene encoding Tol-Pal system beta propeller repeat protein TolB has translation MPPTPLDVPAQAGAPAQTAGGPLEVDVTGGISAPMPIAIPYMPAASIAQTPAGSTDELGRQLAEIVTNDLRNSGLFTPLQPAQLRTVMFPEVQAPAFDYWGGTGAQALVQGYIRANGDGTLTVGCYLYDVSAQNELMRQGFVVPPSDWRRAAHKCADMVYARLTGEGPYFDSRVVYVSETGPKGKRIKRLSIMDQDGANHRFLTNGQSIVLTPRFSPNQQSIVYMSYVGRVPAIYVYEIGSGRQRMVVQNVATTFAPRFSPDGRWILFSMATGGNTDLYRVSAQGGTPQKLTNSPGIDTGGSYSPDGSRIVFESDRSGGQQLYVMNADGSNQQRISFGGGRYATPAWSPRGDLIAFTRLSGGFRIGVMNASGGGEKILTNSWQDEGPSWSPNGRVLMFYRQAQGRSGKADLWSVDLTGVNERRVPTPLDGSDPSWGPLRP, from the coding sequence ATGCCGCCCACGCCGCTCGACGTGCCGGCGCAGGCTGGCGCGCCCGCACAGACCGCCGGCGGGCCGCTTGAGGTAGACGTGACGGGCGGCATTTCCGCGCCGATGCCAATTGCGATCCCTTATATGCCAGCAGCCTCCATCGCGCAGACGCCGGCTGGGTCGACCGACGAATTGGGGCGGCAACTGGCGGAGATCGTGACCAACGATCTGCGCAACTCCGGGCTGTTCACACCCTTGCAGCCGGCGCAGCTACGCACCGTGATGTTTCCCGAGGTGCAGGCGCCGGCGTTCGATTACTGGGGTGGCACGGGGGCGCAGGCGCTGGTGCAGGGATATATCCGTGCCAATGGTGACGGCACGCTGACGGTCGGCTGCTATCTGTATGACGTGTCGGCGCAGAACGAGCTGATGCGGCAGGGCTTCGTGGTTCCGCCATCGGACTGGCGGCGCGCGGCGCACAAGTGCGCCGACATGGTCTATGCGCGGCTGACCGGCGAGGGGCCGTATTTCGACAGCCGCGTCGTCTATGTCTCGGAGACCGGACCCAAGGGCAAGCGCATCAAGCGGCTGTCGATCATGGACCAGGACGGCGCCAATCATCGCTTCCTGACCAATGGCCAGTCGATCGTGCTGACGCCGCGCTTCTCGCCCAACCAGCAGTCGATCGTCTACATGAGCTATGTCGGCCGCGTACCGGCGATCTATGTCTACGAGATCGGGTCGGGGCGGCAGCGCATGGTGGTGCAGAATGTCGCCACCACCTTCGCGCCGCGCTTCTCGCCCGATGGACGCTGGATCCTGTTTTCGATGGCGACGGGTGGCAATACCGACCTGTATCGCGTCTCGGCGCAGGGCGGCACGCCGCAGAAGCTGACCAACTCGCCCGGCATCGACACTGGCGGCAGCTATTCGCCCGACGGCAGCCGGATCGTGTTCGAGAGCGACCGATCGGGCGGACAGCAATTGTACGTGATGAACGCCGACGGATCGAACCAGCAGCGCATCAGCTTCGGCGGCGGGCGCTATGCGACGCCGGCATGGAGCCCGCGCGGTGACCTGATCGCGTTCACGCGATTGTCCGGCGGCTTCCGCATCGGCGTGATGAACGCGAGCGGCGGGGGCGAAAAGATCCTGACCAACAGCTGGCAGGACGAAGGCCCGTCATGGTCGCCGAACGGCCGCGTGCTGATGTTCTATCGTCAGGCGCAGGGCCGCAGCGGCAAGGCCGATCTGTGGTCGGTCGACCTGACCGGCGTCAACGAACGGCGCGTGCCGACCCCGCTCGACGGCTCCGATCCGTCATGGGGTCCGTTGCGGCCGTAG
- the pal gene encoding peptidoglycan-associated lipoprotein Pal has translation MARLTTTMLLAAALVTTAACSKKRPEVLPPAPGDAPSGMTDGSGGMNSGAVTPGSSEDFKRSVTSDTINFGLDMIDIDATARGILDSQVTWLSQYPNVRVTLEGHADERGTREYNLALGDRRANSAKNYLVARGVSPSRITTISYGKERPLALGSDEESWAQNRRAVTVVLN, from the coding sequence ATGGCCAGACTGACCACCACCATGCTGCTCGCGGCGGCGCTCGTGACCACTGCGGCCTGTTCCAAGAAGCGGCCCGAAGTGCTGCCGCCGGCGCCGGGCGACGCGCCTTCGGGGATGACCGACGGCTCGGGCGGGATGAACAGCGGCGCGGTTACGCCGGGTTCGTCGGAGGATTTCAAGCGCTCGGTGACGAGCGACACGATCAACTTCGGGCTCGACATGATCGACATCGACGCAACCGCGCGCGGCATCCTGGACAGCCAGGTGACGTGGCTTTCGCAATATCCCAACGTGCGCGTGACGCTGGAGGGCCATGCCGACGAGCGCGGGACGCGGGAATACAACCTCGCGCTGGGCGATCGGCGCGCGAATTCGGCGAAGAATTATCTCGTCGCGCGCGGCGTATCGCCGAGCCGGATCACGACGATCAGCTACGGCAAGGAACGCCCGCTCGCGCTGGGGTCGGATGAAGAGAGCTGGGCGCAGAACCGGCGTGCGGTGACGGTGGTGCTGAACTAG
- a CDS encoding LytR/AlgR family response regulator transcription factor — MSATVPHIVLVDDEEDLREPTAAYLSDQGLDVSEADGGRALDAVLATRPADLVVLDVNMPEEDGFSIARRLRATGSPIGIIMLTARRDVIDRIAGLELGADDYVMKPFEPGELLARIRTVLRRTAAASLPVESKEHTTPAPTGGYQSEFWIPTGRGQVRVAVETIEWIEAAKDYALFHTADRSHMVRATMAALEAALDPAHLIRVHRSAFVQLNAVQAINQIGRHTTLLLKSGATVKVGPQHVNAVRQRLRR; from the coding sequence ATGAGCGCTACCGTTCCCCATATCGTCCTCGTTGACGACGAGGAGGATCTGCGTGAGCCGACCGCCGCCTATCTCTCCGATCAAGGGCTCGACGTGTCGGAGGCCGATGGCGGCCGCGCGCTCGACGCGGTCCTCGCGACGCGGCCAGCCGATCTGGTCGTGCTCGACGTGAATATGCCCGAGGAGGACGGCTTCTCGATCGCGCGGCGGTTGCGCGCGACCGGCAGCCCGATCGGCATCATCATGCTGACCGCGCGTCGAGACGTGATCGATCGCATCGCCGGGCTGGAGCTCGGCGCCGATGATTATGTGATGAAGCCGTTTGAGCCGGGCGAACTGCTGGCGCGCATCCGCACCGTCCTGCGCCGCACGGCCGCCGCGTCGCTTCCTGTGGAGTCGAAGGAGCATACGACACCGGCGCCAACCGGCGGCTACCAAAGCGAATTCTGGATCCCCACCGGGCGCGGCCAGGTACGCGTCGCGGTCGAGACGATCGAGTGGATCGAGGCGGCGAAGGATTACGCGCTGTTCCACACCGCCGATCGCAGCCACATGGTCCGCGCCACGATGGCCGCGCTAGAGGCCGCGCTGGACCCCGCCCACCTGATCCGCGTCCACCGCTCCGCCTTCGTCCAGCTGAACGCAGTGCAGGCGATCAACCAGATCGGCCGCCACACCACCTTGCTGCTGAAATCCGGCGCCACCGTCAAGGTCGGCCCGCAGCACGTGAACGCAGTGCGCCAGCGCTTGCGGCGCTGA